A portion of the Clostridia bacterium genome contains these proteins:
- a CDS encoding nucleotidyltransferase domain-containing protein, with translation MTEATQQLIHEMACVVARESDPEAIILFGSHATGSAGPDSDVDILVVKSRPFGPDDDRRQEMIRLWRALARFPVPKDILVFSRQEVERWKDSRNHVIARALREGIVVYGRL, from the coding sequence GTGACTGAGGCAACGCAGCAGCTTATTCATGAAATGGCGTGTGTTGTTGCGCGTGAATCTGACCCAGAAGCCATCATCCTCTTTGGATCGCACGCCACTGGCAGTGCGGGGCCCGATTCGGATGTCGACATCCTGGTGGTCAAGTCACGACCTTTCGGCCCAGATGATGACCGCCGGCAGGAGATGATTCGCCTGTGGCGGGCATTAGCACGCTTTCCCGTGCCAAAGGATATCCTTGTCTTCAGTCGCCAGGAGGTGGAGCGCTGGAAGGACTCGCGTAACCATGTCATTGCTAGGGCGCTGAGGGAGGGGATAGTTGTCTATGGCAGACTATGA
- a CDS encoding response regulator transcription factor, whose protein sequence is MKVLVVDDDQLVCQSLKTILQADDRVEVVGMGHDGHEAVELFTQLQPDVLLMDIRMDKMTGLQACKRILSQFPDARVLFLTTFSDDEYIVQALRLGAKGYILKQDFESIIPALNAVHTGQSVFGNAIITKLPKLLNDGGRANLAELGINEREQSIIELVAKGLSNREIAEALYLSEGTVRNCLSVILEKLELRDRTQLAVFYLNRA, encoded by the coding sequence ATGAAAGTGCTAGTAGTCGATGATGACCAACTAGTGTGCCAATCACTGAAGACCATTCTGCAGGCAGATGACCGTGTTGAAGTGGTCGGGATGGGTCATGACGGACATGAAGCAGTGGAGCTGTTCACGCAACTGCAGCCAGATGTGTTGCTCATGGATATCCGCATGGACAAGATGACGGGGCTCCAAGCCTGCAAGCGCATCCTCAGCCAATTCCCTGATGCGCGCGTTCTGTTCCTAACCACGTTCTCAGACGATGAGTACATCGTGCAGGCACTCCGACTGGGCGCAAAGGGGTATATCCTGAAGCAAGACTTCGAGAGCATCATCCCCGCCTTGAATGCGGTGCACACCGGCCAAAGCGTATTCGGCAATGCTATCATCACCAAATTGCCCAAGCTGCTGAACGACGGCGGGCGGGCGAACCTTGCTGAGCTCGGAATCAACGAGAGAGAACAGAGCATCATCGAGCTCGTGGCAAAAGGGCTGAGCAATCGCGAAATCGCCGAAGCCCTGTATCTCAGCGAAGGCACCGTACGTAATTGCCTGAGCGTAATTCTGGAGAAGCTCGAGCTGCGCGACCGCACACAATTGGCAGTGTTCTATCTCAATCGTGCGTGA
- a CDS encoding histidine kinase, which produces MVKCKHGRLIAEGDVAMHGIVDRLLVLVCCSTLLLGKSDGATAVVAMLAALTVSALDGYLKSRVLLRAGIAFYTVAAMVWPSFCLFLPLVFYDALVDPLAPGRSWWVFAAAGSLVVCFANLPIDTSSMITALMAVTYVLAQRTADVEHSQAELTRLRDNSYELATLLRQKNQDLIEKQDYEIRLATLNERGRIAREIHDHVGHLLSRSILQVGALMVTRSNEHERQRLSVVRDTLSQAMDSIRAGVHDLHDESLDLRMQIESLVQEFTFCPIRLDYRVEREPEKDIAYCFIAIAKEGLNNIIRHSDATQVTLALLEHPALYQLVLQDNGSGATGEAGEGLGMRSMADRVSALGGQLVVERSGGFRLFISVPKRSQLHESASSR; this is translated from the coding sequence ATGGTGAAGTGCAAGCATGGTAGACTTATTGCCGAAGGAGACGTGGCCATGCACGGGATTGTCGACAGGTTGCTGGTGTTAGTTTGTTGTTCTACGTTGCTGCTAGGGAAGTCGGACGGCGCTACTGCCGTCGTAGCCATGCTAGCCGCACTGACAGTTAGCGCGCTCGACGGATACCTCAAATCACGCGTGCTTCTCAGGGCAGGCATAGCCTTTTACACCGTGGCGGCTATGGTCTGGCCAAGCTTCTGCCTCTTCTTGCCGCTAGTATTCTACGATGCCCTGGTAGACCCCCTTGCGCCCGGGCGAAGTTGGTGGGTATTTGCGGCGGCAGGTTCACTGGTGGTGTGTTTCGCGAACCTTCCCATCGACACATCATCCATGATCACGGCGCTGATGGCCGTCACCTATGTGCTGGCGCAGCGCACCGCCGATGTAGAGCACAGTCAAGCCGAATTAACGCGATTACGCGACAACAGCTACGAACTCGCCACACTTCTCAGGCAGAAGAACCAGGACCTCATTGAGAAGCAAGATTACGAGATCCGGCTGGCGACACTGAACGAGCGCGGGCGCATCGCACGGGAGATCCACGACCACGTGGGGCACCTGCTCTCCCGATCGATCCTGCAGGTAGGTGCACTCATGGTCACAAGGAGCAATGAACACGAGCGGCAGCGCCTGTCAGTTGTTCGTGATACGCTATCGCAAGCCATGGACAGTATACGCGCCGGCGTTCACGACCTGCATGATGAGTCGCTCGACCTGAGGATGCAGATTGAGTCTCTGGTGCAAGAGTTCACGTTCTGCCCCATTCGGCTGGACTACAGAGTAGAACGCGAGCCCGAGAAGGATATCGCCTACTGTTTCATCGCCATCGCCAAGGAAGGGCTGAACAACATCATCCGCCATTCAGACGCAACCCAGGTTACGCTGGCGCTGCTTGAGCACCCGGCGCTTTACCAACTAGTGTTGCAGGATAACGGGTCGGGGGCGACTGGCGAGGCAGGAGAAGGCCTCGGCATGCGCAGTATGGCCGACCGAGTGAGCGCACTGGGCGGGCAACTAGTAGTCGAGCGCAGCGGCGGGTTCAGGCTCTTCATTTCAGTTCCGAAAAGGAGTCAGCTGCATGAAAGTGCTAGTAGTCGATGA
- a CDS encoding ABC transporter ATP-binding protein produces MLIQVQNLVKRYGNLLALDHFDLQVSEGEILGLLGPNGSGKTTAINCILSLLKYDKGTIEVFGKPMAPDAYDIKRNIGIVMQNVAVFNELRVDENIDYFCGMYVQDPGARRRLVEEAIDFVGLGEFRKFHPKKLSGGLLRRLNIACGIAHKPKLLILDEPTVAVDPQSRNSILEGIRELNREGATVVYTSHYMEEVEQLCSRIVIMDKGKTLATGTKEELKAMINDGETISVEMYVLQPDYLAQIRQLPHVTRAHYADNRLSVHYGGGQHNLLCLLDCLKSRDLAFNRVFSEQPTLNDVFLEITGRQLRD; encoded by the coding sequence ATGCTCATTCAAGTGCAGAACCTAGTGAAACGGTATGGAAACCTGCTTGCGCTGGACCATTTTGACCTTCAGGTAAGCGAAGGAGAGATTCTCGGCTTGCTCGGGCCTAATGGGTCGGGCAAGACCACCGCGATCAACTGCATCCTATCGCTCCTGAAATACGACAAGGGCACAATTGAGGTGTTCGGCAAGCCGATGGCGCCTGATGCCTACGATATCAAGCGCAATATCGGTATTGTGATGCAGAACGTGGCCGTCTTCAACGAGCTGCGGGTGGATGAGAACATCGACTATTTCTGCGGCATGTATGTTCAGGATCCAGGCGCCCGCCGCCGGCTGGTTGAAGAGGCCATCGATTTCGTTGGGCTTGGGGAGTTCCGCAAGTTCCACCCCAAGAAGCTCTCGGGAGGGCTATTGCGCCGGTTGAACATCGCCTGCGGTATCGCTCACAAACCGAAGCTTCTCATACTAGACGAACCCACGGTTGCAGTGGATCCGCAGAGTCGGAACAGCATTCTGGAAGGGATTCGGGAGCTCAACCGTGAAGGCGCCACCGTAGTATACACCTCTCATTACATGGAAGAGGTCGAACAGCTGTGCAGCCGCATCGTGATCATGGACAAAGGCAAAACACTGGCTACGGGTACCAAGGAAGAGCTCAAGGCGATGATCAACGACGGAGAGACCATCAGTGTAGAGATGTATGTGCTGCAACCTGACTATTTGGCTCAGATCCGCCAGTTGCCCCACGTGACCCGGGCGCATTACGCCGACAACCGTCTTTCAGTTCATTACGGCGGCGGCCAGCATAACCTGCTGTGTTTGCTTGACTGCCTGAAATCGCGGGATCTGGCTTTCAACAGGGTTTTTTCAGAGCAGCCGACGTTGAACGATGTGTTCCTCGAGATTACAGGCAGGCAACTGCGCGACTGA
- a CDS encoding ABC transporter permease, with protein MFMHIFNYRVKCLVRDKETVFWTLLFPLLLGTMFYFAFGHVMGAQETFNPVRTVVVDSPAYRENARFRQVLESLSKAGADQILELTVVDEKQAYDLLEDGSVVGVITVGGSDESGESIGLTVKQSGINQSILKAVLDEYSHTSKTVTSIVAKNPGAVQQVLAGLGSRRSYTEQVSYSDTVSDPLTSYFYALVAMACMYSGFWGLRNTIDVQADLSAQGARRSVAPTHKLNVVLCDAAAAVTVSFAEVLVLLAYLVFALRVSFGNQLGFILLTCFAGCVAGVSFGHFVGTVVRKSEGVKTGILIGANMAMSFLAGLMTVEMKDTIARKAPVLSYINPATLINDAFYSLYVFDNHRRFFVNIGMLCLISALMCAVSFIQLRRDRYASI; from the coding sequence ATGTTCATGCATATATTCAACTACCGGGTGAAATGCCTGGTGCGCGATAAGGAAACAGTGTTCTGGACGCTGCTCTTCCCCCTGCTGCTGGGAACGATGTTCTACTTCGCCTTCGGCCATGTCATGGGGGCGCAGGAAACATTCAACCCCGTGAGGACAGTGGTAGTAGATAGCCCGGCCTATCGAGAAAACGCCAGATTTCGGCAGGTGCTGGAGTCGCTATCGAAGGCAGGAGCCGATCAGATACTTGAGCTGACTGTGGTCGATGAGAAGCAGGCTTATGACCTGCTAGAAGATGGTTCTGTTGTTGGGGTCATCACGGTCGGCGGGTCAGACGAGTCAGGCGAGTCAATAGGGCTCACAGTGAAACAGTCAGGCATCAACCAGAGTATACTGAAAGCGGTTCTAGACGAGTACTCACACACAAGCAAAACGGTTACGAGTATCGTTGCGAAGAACCCGGGTGCTGTTCAGCAGGTGCTCGCAGGGCTAGGAAGCCGAAGGAGCTATACCGAGCAGGTGTCGTATTCGGATACTGTGTCGGATCCCCTGACAAGTTACTTTTACGCGCTAGTCGCCATGGCCTGCATGTACAGCGGCTTTTGGGGCCTGCGCAACACAATCGACGTGCAGGCTGACTTGTCCGCCCAGGGGGCCCGGAGAAGTGTAGCGCCCACGCACAAGCTCAACGTGGTGCTATGTGATGCGGCAGCAGCAGTAACCGTCAGCTTCGCAGAGGTACTGGTATTGCTCGCGTATCTAGTGTTCGCACTGCGGGTGAGCTTCGGAAATCAGCTGGGCTTCATACTGCTGACGTGCTTCGCAGGATGCGTCGCAGGGGTGTCATTTGGTCATTTCGTCGGCACGGTTGTTCGGAAGAGTGAGGGTGTGAAAACAGGGATTCTCATTGGCGCCAACATGGCTATGAGCTTCCTGGCGGGGTTGATGACAGTAGAGATGAAAGACACCATTGCCCGTAAGGCGCCTGTGCTGTCGTACATCAACCCGGCGACTCTGATTAATGACGCATTCTACAGCCTATATGTGTTCGACAACCATCGTCGGTTCTTCGTCAATATCGGCATGTTGTGCCTGATTTCGGCCCTAATGTGCGCTGTAAGCTTCATTCAGCTGAGGAGGGATAGGTATGCAAGTATTTAA
- a CDS encoding ABC transporter permease, which translates to MQVFKAYFKVLRASTASIATNLTVFLGLAVLFSFTMPQAAIVGFQPTRTPIAILNRDGDAPLAQGLIDYLAQTSKLAPYPDDAEKLQDALYFRNVEYIAIIPAGFSDAFMSGGDCAIQKVIVPDSTSSCYVDMSIDKFLNTVRLHRQYGGEESQAQLAAAARADLALETPVTVKSSGAVDIGHRPGYCFYYSACAYALLAMIMTGVSSIMITFNKSDLYLRNSCTPLPRTKMNLQLAAGHGVFALGCWAILVLCSFVLHGKSLFSSGLLGLYCLNTLAFAAVCACIGFLVGNSVKSSGAQAGAINVITLGMSFLGGVFVHQSIMSKSVLAVAKFLPSYWFVRANDAISELTRFTADSLRPIYGNILIQLGFAVAIFSVTLLLSKERRLSHL; encoded by the coding sequence ATGCAAGTATTTAAGGCCTATTTCAAGGTGCTGCGTGCTTCGACGGCGTCGATAGCAACTAACCTTACTGTGTTCTTAGGGCTTGCAGTGCTGTTCTCCTTCACTATGCCTCAAGCCGCAATCGTAGGCTTTCAGCCGACGAGAACCCCGATAGCTATACTCAACCGCGATGGCGACGCGCCGCTTGCGCAAGGCCTCATTGATTACCTGGCTCAGACCAGCAAGTTGGCGCCGTACCCCGACGATGCAGAGAAACTCCAGGATGCACTATACTTTCGCAATGTGGAGTACATCGCAATAATCCCGGCTGGTTTTTCGGATGCGTTCATGTCGGGCGGCGACTGCGCTATCCAGAAGGTCATCGTGCCTGATTCCACAAGCAGTTGCTACGTTGACATGAGCATCGACAAGTTCCTCAACACAGTGCGGCTTCACCGACAGTATGGCGGAGAAGAGTCGCAGGCGCAGCTGGCCGCAGCTGCCAGGGCTGACCTGGCGCTGGAAACCCCGGTTACCGTCAAATCGTCTGGCGCTGTCGACATAGGCCATCGTCCAGGGTATTGCTTCTACTACTCGGCCTGCGCCTATGCGTTGCTTGCAATGATCATGACGGGCGTAAGCTCTATTATGATTACATTCAACAAGTCTGACCTATATCTGCGCAACTCGTGCACCCCGCTGCCGCGCACCAAAATGAACCTGCAGCTGGCAGCTGGGCACGGCGTGTTCGCCCTGGGCTGCTGGGCGATACTCGTGCTGTGCAGTTTCGTGTTGCATGGAAAGAGCCTGTTCTCTTCTGGGCTGTTAGGGTTATACTGCCTGAACACCCTAGCATTTGCCGCTGTGTGCGCCTGCATTGGCTTTCTAGTGGGCAACTCCGTGAAGAGCAGTGGTGCACAGGCCGGAGCAATCAACGTGATTACACTGGGCATGAGTTTTCTGGGCGGAGTGTTTGTGCACCAGTCAATCATGAGCAAGTCGGTGCTCGCCGTTGCCAAGTTCCTGCCGTCGTATTGGTTCGTGCGGGCGAACGATGCCATCAGCGAGCTTACCAGGTTCACTGCGGATAGCCTGCGCCCCATCTACGGCAACATCCTGATTCAGCTGGGGTTTGCCGTTGCCATATTCTCGGTGACGCTGTTGCTGAGCAAAGAACGAAGGCTATCCCATCTATAG
- a CDS encoding ABC transporter ATP-binding protein — MIRLHEVTREYRTHGELVRVLGPVNLEIPEGQAVAVVGPSGAGKSTLLSVLGLLDRPTRGTYRLGAMDVTELSETQRAEMRRDTIGFVFQRYNLLDELSVVQNVALPLLYRGWSAVKRRDAAQRAINRVGLAGKERLRPSQLSGGEQQRAAIARAVVGRPQVILCDEPTGNLDSNTGRLVMDLLLEIHRDAADSVLVVVTHNRDVAMALDRILVIQDGRVTRAGAPQEVLTR, encoded by the coding sequence TTGATCAGGTTGCATGAGGTAACGAGGGAGTATCGGACTCATGGAGAGTTGGTGCGGGTTCTGGGCCCCGTCAATCTGGAGATTCCAGAGGGTCAGGCAGTGGCGGTGGTCGGTCCATCAGGAGCTGGCAAGAGCACCCTGCTCTCAGTGCTTGGGCTGTTGGATCGCCCCACAAGAGGAACGTACCGACTTGGGGCCATGGATGTGACGGAGCTATCCGAGACCCAACGAGCTGAGATGCGCCGAGATACAATAGGTTTCGTGTTTCAGCGCTACAACCTCCTTGACGAGCTTTCCGTGGTCCAAAACGTGGCATTGCCCCTATTATACCGAGGTTGGTCCGCTGTCAAACGCCGCGACGCCGCGCAGCGGGCCATCAACCGAGTGGGCCTTGCCGGCAAGGAGCGCCTCAGGCCCTCTCAGCTCTCAGGTGGCGAACAGCAGCGCGCTGCAATAGCGCGTGCTGTGGTGGGTAGACCCCAGGTGATACTGTGCGATGAACCCACAGGCAACCTGGATTCGAACACCGGGCGATTGGTGATGGACCTACTCCTTGAGATTCATCGTGATGCTGCTGACAGCGTGCTAGTTGTCGTAACTCACAACAGAGACGTGGCCATGGCACTTGATCGGATTCTGGTGATTCAGGATGGCAGGGTAACTCGGGCAGGCGCGCCCCAGGAGGTGTTGACGCGGTGA
- a CDS encoding ABC transporter permease, translating into MNSGITEDILAGFRGQLRRNFWGILLLWFGLTISTATLSLGLGMAQSTYGSMIGRLPGDLDRLYYIKATEASDMSGSDAPSAPIQRRTVRDAFTPAALSHMVSEGELEGFFFTVTGRPFLVKTGAGGELREVMAELILYDGYAPLYPGNAAGALARASAEGGIAVNCAFSNLSGGLRVGDMLELNPGHALPIVALVGRKVGGDPRSRVFVPMQAFPPGGGSPEVAVYAPHGTPSDEVIARFLPIVKGVSADAMVQVISGTERYIGSIREARIVAAVTSGIAVLVAVVAFVNAGSFASLWVSERTRGLALRRAVGATPRLIAAYIMSDLVLITVVSLVAGYVLVWVVWRFWLSAHRIAAVTWAGLAGTCLIMMAGTMVLGAYLCRSVSRHEPGTLLRGAM; encoded by the coding sequence GTGAACTCCGGGATCACGGAGGACATTCTGGCAGGATTTCGCGGGCAACTGCGACGCAACTTCTGGGGCATTCTGCTTCTGTGGTTTGGGCTAACCATCTCCACAGCGACGCTCTCGTTGGGCCTGGGAATGGCTCAGTCCACCTATGGCAGCATGATTGGCCGCCTGCCAGGTGATCTGGATCGGTTGTACTACATCAAAGCCACAGAGGCCTCCGACATGTCGGGATCCGACGCACCGTCAGCGCCTATCCAGCGACGAACAGTCCGGGACGCCTTCACTCCAGCGGCGCTGTCCCACATGGTTAGCGAAGGTGAACTGGAAGGATTCTTCTTCACAGTCACCGGCAGGCCGTTTCTGGTGAAGACGGGCGCTGGCGGTGAGCTGCGGGAAGTTATGGCGGAGCTGATTCTGTATGACGGCTATGCGCCCTTGTATCCTGGCAATGCCGCGGGGGCGTTGGCTCGCGCCAGCGCCGAAGGTGGAATCGCTGTCAACTGCGCCTTCTCTAATCTGAGCGGAGGCCTGCGCGTGGGCGACATGCTTGAGCTCAATCCAGGCCACGCGCTTCCAATCGTGGCGCTAGTCGGTCGCAAGGTGGGCGGCGATCCGAGGTCACGGGTATTCGTTCCTATGCAGGCGTTTCCTCCAGGCGGCGGTTCGCCTGAGGTGGCCGTGTACGCCCCTCACGGTACCCCGTCTGACGAGGTGATAGCCAGATTCCTGCCCATTGTGAAGGGAGTGAGCGCAGATGCAATGGTCCAGGTTATCAGCGGGACCGAACGGTACATTGGCTCGATTCGTGAGGCGCGCATTGTTGCGGCAGTCACTTCGGGAATCGCCGTTCTCGTAGCTGTCGTGGCTTTCGTGAACGCAGGTAGTTTCGCTTCGCTCTGGGTGAGCGAGAGGACTCGCGGACTCGCTCTTAGACGAGCCGTCGGAGCAACGCCCAGGTTGATCGCTGCCTACATAATGTCCGATCTCGTCCTCATTACCGTAGTATCGCTGGTCGCGGGATATGTGCTGGTGTGGGTTGTCTGGAGGTTCTGGCTCAGCGCACACAGAATTGCCGCGGTCACTTGGGCGGGTCTGGCTGGGACCTGCCTTATTATGATGGCCGGAACGATGGTCCTCGGAGCATATCTATGCCGTTCGGTCAGCCGGCACGAGCCGGGAACTCTGCTGAGAGGTGCGATGTGA
- a CDS encoding FtsX-like permease family protein codes for MSKQGNIRSAIVSFAAALEMLRGRRARVLLMMLQFTIGFCALAVLAVLIVKSSAVVRAMELTFNPTNVLGLGNYITDSARRTSTEAIVPDEIPALEAVPGVRRAAVFWDGLAFMSTGADGPERPIKIYLVNDAFESLVRLRVTKRFSPDVPERVTGSSEAGDAWAFLTNVALAELAGPGGVIPDTVVFRLAPDEYVRSVRLAGTVADPTAGWPECSARLDEFAQGVPALVMDFGQVAMWAGPAAFPDFSNSVWLVLEDRADADTVGEAVNQWYSDTHPDTGHYIGILSIKDAIAECALIKQPPVIAAAGLSALLLILTGLGFAGHTMYTASARRSEWALRMAVGATRGHLVAQVIIETFLVILVSAAIGTALVAGFVPMITRGGGWWQSTRWVGSTAVAVVAALAVLCALAAAYPVHRVSREEPSSILKEDL; via the coding sequence ATGAGTAAGCAGGGCAACATACGTTCGGCGATCGTCTCTTTTGCCGCAGCGCTGGAGATGCTCAGGGGCCGACGCGCACGGGTGCTGCTGATGATGCTTCAGTTCACCATCGGCTTTTGCGCTCTCGCAGTCCTCGCAGTCCTCATCGTTAAGTCGAGTGCTGTGGTCCGGGCCATGGAGCTTACGTTCAACCCGACAAATGTGTTGGGGCTCGGGAATTACATCACCGACTCTGCGCGTCGCACGTCTACGGAGGCCATAGTGCCCGACGAGATCCCGGCTCTTGAGGCCGTGCCAGGCGTAAGGCGGGCGGCTGTGTTCTGGGACGGTTTGGCTTTCATGTCGACGGGAGCGGACGGGCCGGAGCGCCCCATCAAGATCTACCTTGTGAACGATGCCTTCGAGAGCCTTGTCCGTCTCCGAGTGACCAAGCGCTTTTCGCCGGACGTGCCGGAGCGTGTGACCGGAAGCAGCGAAGCCGGGGACGCGTGGGCGTTCCTTACGAACGTGGCTTTGGCAGAGCTGGCCGGCCCGGGCGGCGTGATTCCCGATACGGTCGTCTTTCGACTCGCCCCTGACGAGTACGTACGCTCGGTGCGCCTTGCAGGGACGGTTGCTGACCCGACAGCTGGATGGCCAGAGTGTTCAGCCAGGCTTGATGAGTTCGCACAGGGTGTTCCTGCCCTGGTGATGGACTTCGGGCAAGTGGCGATGTGGGCCGGGCCAGCGGCGTTCCCCGATTTTTCGAACTCGGTTTGGCTGGTCCTGGAGGACCGAGCCGATGCCGATACTGTGGGCGAAGCCGTCAACCAGTGGTATTCTGATACTCACCCTGACACAGGGCACTACATTGGCATCCTTTCTATCAAAGACGCGATTGCAGAGTGCGCCTTGATCAAGCAGCCGCCCGTGATTGCGGCAGCGGGGCTGTCAGCGCTGCTCTTGATCTTGACTGGGCTCGGCTTCGCCGGGCACACCATGTACACGGCAAGCGCTCGGCGTTCGGAATGGGCGCTTCGCATGGCGGTGGGCGCAACCCGAGGGCACTTGGTCGCCCAGGTCATCATCGAGACGTTCCTGGTCATCCTGGTGTCTGCGGCCATAGGTACTGCTCTTGTAGCAGGGTTCGTGCCGATGATCACACGAGGAGGGGGGTGGTGGCAGAGCACAAGATGGGTGGGCTCGACCGCCGTCGCCGTAGTCGCTGCATTGGCGGTACTATGCGCACTCGCCGCGGCATATCCCGTGCACCGAGTTTCGCGGGAGGAGCCTTCATCGATTCTCAAGGAAGACCTGTGA
- a CDS encoding nucleotidyltransferase domain-containing protein, with product MDREPVERVIQGYIEVLRQRNVRVVQAILFGSHALGTADEDSDIDLAIISPDLGRDRFSER from the coding sequence ATGGATCGAGAGCCAGTTGAGAGAGTGATACAGGGATATATAGAAGTCCTCAGGCAGCGCAATGTGAGGGTCGTGCAAGCGATTCTGTTTGGTTCGCATGCGCTCGGAACCGCCGACGAGGACAGCGATATCGATCTGGCGATTATCTCGCCTGACCTGGGGCGTGATCGGTTCTCCGAGAGATGA